A window of Luteolibacter flavescens genomic DNA:
TCCCAAGCCCACGGGCGTGGGGACAAGCGCACGATCCAGTCAATCCTCAGAACCAGCTTCGGCCTGGCCGTCTGCTCAGCCATGGCGGTGCTGCTGGTCGTCGTCGCTGCCTATGCCGCTTTCACCCATTCAGCGGGCTACCTGCCCTCGATCTTTCCCAGACACAGCGAGTTTCCCGGTCTGGCTCTGTCCATCGGCGCCTCGACGATTCTCACCCTGCTGCTCTCTCCCATCTACAACCTCTTCGTAGGACTTCAGGAAGCGCATGTTACTGCAGTCTACCAAGGTACGGGACGCCTGATAGGCACCGCAACAGCGATCGGAATGGCTGCTGCCGGGGCACCACTGGGGTGGATCTTCGCTACCAACGTGGCCGCTTCGCTGGTTGTTGGAATTGTCGCTGTCGTGCATTGCTGGAAGCGGCACTCATGGGCTTTCACAAGGGAAGGGCCGCTCTGGGACCCCGCCCAGATAAGACAGCAAGTGAGAGTGGGAGCCAAGAGCTTCATGATGCAGATCGGCGGCGTGTTATGGGGCACCGCACCCGTAATGGCCATCAGTTCGATGGCGGGCCCGCAGTTCGTCCCCTTTTTCACGATCCCCCTGACACTGATCAACACTCCGCTCGCGATCGTCTCCTCCCTTAGTTCCAATCTCCAGGCAGGTTATGGCGAGGCCATCGCCCGGGGCGAGGTCGAGTGGATCGCCACCACGGTGACACGGTTCCTCCGCAATACCATTGTTATCCTGGGACTATTGGGTTGCGGCTACCTGTTGCTTTCACCGGCACTGATCGACCTCTGGACTCACGGCAAGATCACCACTTCCCCGCAGATGCTCGCAAGCGTGCTCATTTACGCGGCGATGGGATCCGTTCTCAACGTCTTCCGCTTCGCACTGACGGGAATCAACCGCCACAAGGTGGCCGCACTCAGCGATCTGGCGTGCGGTTTGCTCGCAATCGTCCTGGCACACGTGGCAGTGAAGTCCTTCGGTCCGGACTTCTTCGGGCTGGGAATCCTAGCAGCATGTCTCCTCACGAGCGTGTGGATCATTCCCTACAGCCTGCGGCGGGCCTTGTCCTCGTCGCAGCTGTGGCCCACGGTCGGTTTCTGGTCGCGCATTGGGCTGGTAGTTCTCCTCACTGGCAGCGCGGGCACGGCGTTCTCGATGTTGAAGCTCTCGTCCGGAGCCATTTTCCTGTCGGGAGGCGTGGTTGTCGTGCTGACGGTCTACTGCTTGCTCATCTGGAAACTCCTGCCCGAGGAGAATCAGTACTTGCGGTCGATAGTGCGAACCTTCCGGAGGAAGGGTTGAAAGACATCCGCGCCAGCGGTCAAAGCCCGGTGAATCCACAGGGCGACCCTCCGGGCCTCCTCATCCTGTTAGCATATCCTTGAACTCAAATTCATAACCTGTTGAAGATTCTCGTCATTGCCGACCCCAAGATCGCCGTCCCCCCTCCTCAATATGGAGGAGCCGAGCGGATCATCTCGTACCTCTGCAGCGAGTTTCACAAGTTGGGCCATGACGTCGTGTTGATGGCCGGACCAGGGTCCAGACTCAACGGCGGCGAGCTGATTGTTCATCACTCGCCGGCACCAGGGAAGATCTCCCGCATCCACCGCCGCCTTCTCTTTCATATGACGAGCATGCGGCAAGCCTTGACCGCTGACGTGGTTCTCAATTTCGGAAGGCTGGACTACCTGACCCCGATCCTAGCATCTAAGATTCCGCTCGTCTGCAGGTTTGGCAATCCGGTTCCCCAGTCTCAAATCGACTGGTTGTTGGCCAGGCGTTCCTCGAACCTCCGGCTGATCGGAGTGAGCCTCGATCAGATAAAGCATCTCAAGTCGACCGCGGGCTGGGATGTGATCTACAATTCGACCGACCTGGAGAAATTCAAATTCCATCCGGCCTGCAGCGAGCCCCGCTATCTTGCATTCTTGGGCCGCATCACTCACAACAAGGGTGCCGACACCGCAATCCGGGTGGCGAGGCAGGCTGGCTTGAAGCTGAAAATAGGAGGCAATATCGGAGATGAGGCGGGAGACGCCGAATTCTTCGAAAAGGAGATCCGGCCTCATCTGGGAGAAGATGTCGAATGGCTGGGCCCCGTGGGCGACGCGGCCAAGCAATCGCTGCTCGGAGGAGCATTTGCCACGATCTTCCCCATTCGCTGGCCTGAGCCCTTTGCGAACGTCGTGGTAGAGTCGTTGGTTTGCGGCACACCGGTGATTGCCACGCGATGTGCATCAACTCCGGAGATTATCACAAACGGGGAAAATGGCTTTCTTGGAGATGACGAAGAGGCTTTGGCGGGCCTGGTGAATCGTATCCCTTCGGTCAGCCGCATGACATGCCGCCGCGGTGTCGAAGAGCGTTTCTCTGCCCACGGGATGGCAAGGGCTTACGTCCGTGTGATCCAGGAATTGGTGGAGAAGGGCAATGCCAATTGAAATCACCGGTTCCGCTTGATTGCACGTCGCTCCCCGGCTACGGGCTCCCCACATCTTCCGGCCTCCGCCAACGTCCTCCTCGAGATATCGCATCCCTTCGACCCGGCAAATCAACCTTGCTCGAACATCAGGAATCTGAAGCACGCAAATTGACAAAGATTGTCCATATCCTGCTTGGAGCTGATCGCGGCGGCTGTGAAGCGAATTCCCTTTGCCTGATCCGTGAAGCTGCCGGGGTCAGCCATCAGGTGATGATTCTTGGTCCCCCGGGTGAAATGACTCCCGAGATGGAGGCTGCAGGGGCCACTGTCACGCATCTGGACTCAGCCAGAAGAAGGCGCTCCATCCGCTCGCTTGCCCGGAAGGTTTTGGAGGATTCCGTCGACGGGGTCGTCATCTGGCACGGCATGGTATGCCTTCCGGAAATTCTCGCCGCACTGCGCGACTTCAGCGGCACCGTGCTCGTCCATGGTGGCAATCCGGCCAACAATCTCTCCTCCAGGACCGACCTGCGCTTCTTGATACGCGAAAAATGGCTGGGGCGCCGCGCACAGGCCACATATGTCTGCTGTACCCGGTATGTTGCCGACTCATTCCAGCGCAGCGCCTACCTCAAGAGGTTCCCGGTGGTCGTGGTTCCCAACGGGATCAAGAACCCTCCCGCCCTGCCCTACGCTCCTCGCGAAATTATCGCGGGAGTATCGCCTGTCATCGGGATGGTTGCCCGCCTGGACGCGATCAAGGATCACCGCACGCTGCTTCAGGCATTCTCGTTGCTGCTCGCCCAGTGGCCCGGCGCCCGGCTCGAGCTCGCCGGCGACGGTGACCAGCGTGAGGCCTTGGAATCCCACGCAACCCGTCTCGGCATTTCCGCCAACGTCGCCTTCCTCGGCATGGTGCCTGATGTTTACCATTCGATGCGCCACTGGGATCTCTTCGCTTACTGCACGACTGAAATGGAGGGGCTCGGAAACGCCTTGGCCGAAGCAATGGCTTATGGCCTCCCTTGCATCGCCAGCGAAGTCGGACCGGTGAGGGAAGTTGGGGAAAATTCCATCCACTATGTTCCCCAAGGGGATCCCACGGCACTTCGCGACGCCATGGTCCGGTTGATGAACGATTTCAAGACGAGACAGGCACTGGGAAGCATGGCGCGGGAGCGGGCGCTGGAGCAATTTTCCGCCCGATCGTTCGCAAGGAAATATGTCTCCCTGATCCGGGCGGATCACGATCCTGAAACGATCCGGCCCGAAGACCGCGACATCCGATGCGGCTCCCGCGAGACAGGCTGATTTCCCTTGGAGAAACCTTGATTCAAGCCGGTCGCCGGTATCCCATCGCCGATCACACCGGCGGATGGTATCCAAGCTCCCAAACAGAGAGTCCACCATGAACCACCTTCTCTGCATTCCGGCTTCCGGGCGCATGCCCGCTGGCCAAGCCTCCGGAAAAAAAAGGATTTCCGGCACCACAATCGAGCCCGGGACGCATGTCAACGGCAGCGTCCACAGGGACATGATCTCCCGCTGATGACCACCTCACGCAAATTCGTGGCCGCCTTTGCCGGTCGCCGGGATGGTTACCAGGTTCCCCTAGCCTTGGCTGAGTCCAACACCCTGGAGAAATTCCTGACCGGCCTCTACTTGCGCCGGAGCGACGCCTGGGCAAACCGCTTGCCAGAAAAGATTCGCGGCAAATTCGAATCGCGGGTTTGTGACGGCCTGCCCGACCAGCTCGTGCAACCGTCGCTCCGCATCGAGTTGATGCAGCACCTTTCCCGCATCGTGGGAGACCCGACCAACCGCTCTTGGCAGTGGGCCAACCGGGCCATCTCCGTGGCGGCCCGGGGCGCGGCTAGGCGTTCGCGGAGCGATCTTCTGCTCTACGAACCCTACGCCTGGGAAGCATTCACCGCGGATTACTCGCACCGCCCGCGCAAGGTTCTGTTTCATTTCCACCTCCATCCCGTCTTTGAGAGGGACCTGACAGAGCAGCAGGAAAAGGCTCATTCGCTTGGAATCACCAACTGGCTGGCGACCGACGCGCGCCAGGAAGATGACAATCGTGTGATTGACGCCTGGCGCCACTCGGACCTGGTGATTTGCGCGAGTTCGTTCACGAAGCGCAGCCTGACCTCCCAAGGGTTGGCACCCGAGCGCTGCATTGTCGTGCCCTACGGAATCGACGTGCCGCCCGATGATATG
This region includes:
- a CDS encoding glycosyltransferase; its protein translation is MLEHQESEARKLTKIVHILLGADRGGCEANSLCLIREAAGVSHQVMILGPPGEMTPEMEAAGATVTHLDSARRRRSIRSLARKVLEDSVDGVVIWHGMVCLPEILAALRDFSGTVLVHGGNPANNLSSRTDLRFLIREKWLGRRAQATYVCCTRYVADSFQRSAYLKRFPVVVVPNGIKNPPALPYAPREIIAGVSPVIGMVARLDAIKDHRTLLQAFSLLLAQWPGARLELAGDGDQREALESHATRLGISANVAFLGMVPDVYHSMRHWDLFAYCTTEMEGLGNALAEAMAYGLPCIASEVGPVREVGENSIHYVPQGDPTALRDAMVRLMNDFKTRQALGSMARERALEQFSARSFARKYVSLIRADHDPETIRPEDRDIRCGSRETG
- a CDS encoding glycosyltransferase family 4 protein: MKILVIADPKIAVPPPQYGGAERIISYLCSEFHKLGHDVVLMAGPGSRLNGGELIVHHSPAPGKISRIHRRLLFHMTSMRQALTADVVLNFGRLDYLTPILASKIPLVCRFGNPVPQSQIDWLLARRSSNLRLIGVSLDQIKHLKSTAGWDVIYNSTDLEKFKFHPACSEPRYLAFLGRITHNKGADTAIRVARQAGLKLKIGGNIGDEAGDAEFFEKEIRPHLGEDVEWLGPVGDAAKQSLLGGAFATIFPIRWPEPFANVVVESLVCGTPVIATRCASTPEIITNGENGFLGDDEEALAGLVNRIPSVSRMTCRRGVEERFSAHGMARAYVRVIQELVEKGNAN
- a CDS encoding glycosyltransferase family 4 protein, which codes for MTTSRKFVAAFAGRRDGYQVPLALAESNTLEKFLTGLYLRRSDAWANRLPEKIRGKFESRVCDGLPDQLVQPSLRIELMQHLSRIVGDPTNRSWQWANRAISVAARGAARRSRSDLLLYEPYAWEAFTADYSHRPRKVLFHFHLHPVFERDLTEQQEKAHSLGITNWLATDARQEDDNRVIDAWRHSDLVICASSFTKRSLTSQGLAPERCIVVPYGIDVPPDDMDVPVPDGFSVLFVGSGIRRKGLHHLLNAWSRANLPKRSSLTLVCRSLDPALVPLLGEMPPNVRLLRGASASELKELYQKSSLFAMPSLVEGFGQVYLEALSAGCPVLGTPNTCLPDLGSEEDGIFICDAGDVASLQSRLETLSETLTRPDSDRLRTRAKEIARRHSWRRFRQGINDAISTHLPE
- a CDS encoding lipopolysaccharide biosynthesis protein, with the translated sequence MSRIRTAIKTTAISHAFALTGIILSAVTVPLYLTWLGAERYGILLTGLSFAGYLMFSDAGLSWASMLLISQAHGRGDKRTIQSILRTSFGLAVCSAMAVLLVVVAAYAAFTHSAGYLPSIFPRHSEFPGLALSIGASTILTLLLSPIYNLFVGLQEAHVTAVYQGTGRLIGTATAIGMAAAGAPLGWIFATNVAASLVVGIVAVVHCWKRHSWAFTREGPLWDPAQIRQQVRVGAKSFMMQIGGVLWGTAPVMAISSMAGPQFVPFFTIPLTLINTPLAIVSSLSSNLQAGYGEAIARGEVEWIATTVTRFLRNTIVILGLLGCGYLLLSPALIDLWTHGKITTSPQMLASVLIYAAMGSVLNVFRFALTGINRHKVAALSDLACGLLAIVLAHVAVKSFGPDFFGLGILAACLLTSVWIIPYSLRRALSSSQLWPTVGFWSRIGLVVLLTGSAGTAFSMLKLSSGAIFLSGGVVVVLTVYCLLIWKLLPEENQYLRSIVRTFRRKG